A DNA window from Pyrus communis chromosome 3, drPyrComm1.1, whole genome shotgun sequence contains the following coding sequences:
- the LOC137728376 gene encoding uncharacterized protein — protein MATDAVSGSNSDAKANVSNPFFIHHSDHPAMMLVSKPLNGDNYSTWSRAMKISLSAKNKLCFVDGTVLQSSVKTKPDDHASWQRCNDMIVAWIINSIDSDIADSILYMTDAHAIWEELHERYCQSNAPRIFQLQQDIASLTQDQLSIAAYYTKMKSLWDELSSYSDSVSCNYGAQNERNKLM, from the coding sequence ATGGCTACCGATGCTGTTTCTGGAAGCAATTCCGATGCAAAGGCAAATGTTTCCAACCCTTTTTTTATTCATCATTCTGATCATCCAGCCATGATGCTGGTTTCAAAGCCCTTGAATGGGGATAATTATTCAACTTGGTCTCGTGCTATGAAGATCTCCTTGAGtgccaaaaacaaactttgttttgttgatgGCACTGTCCTTCAATCTTCTGTCAAGACCAAGCCGGACGATCACGCTTCATGGCAGAGATGCAACGACATGATTGTAGCATGGATTATTAATTCCATTGACTCGGATATTGCTGACAGTATCCTTTATATGACTGATGCTCATGCAATTTGGGAAGAATTACATGAGCGTTATTGCCAAAGTAATGCTCCTCGAATTTTTCAACTACAACAGGACATTGCTTCACTTACACAAGATCAACTCTCTATTGCTGCATATTATACGAAGATGAAAAGTTTATGGGATGAGTTGTCGTCCTACAGTGACTCCGTTTCTTGCAATTATGGAGCACAGAATGAGAGGAACAAGTTGATGTAG